The region CGCAATCTCGATATTCGCCGTCGGCAAATGATCCGCCAGTGCCGCGAGGGTGCGTGCCTTGTTCCACAGCCCATGAGCAATGGCCGTAGGAAAACCGAACAACTTGGCACTGACCGCACTCAGGTGTATCGGGTTGTAGTCCCCGGACACCTTGGCGTATTGCCGGCCAATGTCCGCCGGGGCTTTCCAGCGAGCCACCTCGGTCAGCGCCAGCGTCGATGCCAGCACCTCTTCAACCGGTTCGCCCTCGAGTTTGACCCCGCGACAGAGCATCTGGCTTTCAGCCTCCCAAAGCGTGCCCAACTGATCATCCAGGGTCGTGACCAGGTCGAACGTCGCGCCCTTGGCGTGGGGTTGCAGGTTCTGCAGCTGCACGCTGACCCGCACACGATTCACCCCGCCCATGGGGCGCAGCACCCGAATGCGATTGCTCAGGTGAATCAGCCCCAACAGCGGAAATGGAAACTCCTTGGCCGTGAGCAATCGCATCTGCAGGGCAAACGCCAGGACGTGTGGATAAGTCGGCGGTAACAGACCGTTGTCGGCGAAACCACAAACCTTGCGATAGTCCGCCAGGCGTTTCGGATCGACAGTGAGCCAGCAGCGTAAACCCGAGTCGGGCAGGGTGGTGCCGGTGATTTTTCGGCGCAGGGCCGCCCGCAGGTACAACTCGGGCAGGCTCGGTTCGCGGTTGAGTGTGTGCCAGTCGATGATCATCGCTACGCCCCCAGGACACTTTGTCCGCAGACCCGCAACGCTTGCCCGGTGAACGCACCGGTGCCTGGTTGCGCGAGCCAGGCCACCGCTTCGGCGACGTCCTGCGGCAAGCCGCCCTGGCCCAGTGAACTCATGCGGCGCCCGGCCTCACGCAGGGCAAACGGAATGTGCGCGGTCATCTGGGTTTCGATAAACCCCGGCGCCACCGCGTTGATGCTGATGCCGCGCTCATGCAGCAGCGGCGCCCAGGCTTGGGCGAGGCCGATCAGCCCGGCCTTGCTCGCGGCGTAGTTGGTTTGCCCGCGATTACCGGCGATGCCGCTGATCGAGGCCAGCAAAATCACCCGGCCGTTGTCGCGCAGGGTGCCGGCGTCGAGCAGCGCTTTGGTCAGCACTTGCGGCGCATTGAGGTTGACCGCCAGCACCGCGTCCCAGAATTCCGGGGTCATGTTGGCCAGGGTTTTGTCGCGGGTGATGCCGGCGTTGTGGACCACGATGTCGATGCCGTCGGGCAAGTGTTCGATCAACTGCGCCGCGGCATCCTCGGCGCAAATATCCAGGGTGATGGCGCGCCCGCCGAGGCGTGCGGCGAGGGCTTCAAGATCGGTCTTGGCCGGTGGCACGTCGAGCAGAATCACATCTGCGCCATCACGGGCCAAGGTTTCGGCGATGGAGGCCCCGATCCCGCGAGCGGCGCCCGTCACCAGCGCTTTGCGGCCCGACAGTGGGCGAGTCCAATCCTGCACCGGCGTGTCGCAAGCGGTCAGGCGAATCGCTTGCCCGGACACGAAAGCACTTTTGGGTGAGAGGAAAAACCGCAGCGGACCTTCCAGTTGATCCTCGGCCCCATCGCCGACGTAGATCAGTTGCAGGGTGCCGCCACTGCGCAGCTCTTTGGCGAGCGAACGGCTGAAACCTTCCAGGGCTCGCTGGGCGCTGGCGGCGAATGGGTCGGTCAAGGTTTCCGGCGCACGGCCCAGAATCACCAGGTGCGCGCTGTTATCGAGGTTTTTCATCAGCGGTTGAAAAAACTCGCGCAGCTGTTTGAGCTGATCGGTTTGCATCAGGTGACTGGCGTCGAACACCACGGCTTTGAGTTTCGGGCCGTGGCCGGGAATCCATGCGGTAGCCAGGGACGGCTCGGTGCCGTAGCTGTAAATCGCGTCGGTCAGGCGGTTGGCGAAAACGCTGACATTTTCTGCCAGCGGGGCCGCCGCCGATCAGCAGCGCCCCTTCGACAGGTCGCAGGCGTCCGGCCTGCCAGCGTTCCAGGCGAACCGGCGACGGCAGACCCAAAGCCCCGACCAGGCGGTGGCCGATGGACGAATTGGCGAAGTCGATATAACGGTCTGACATGGAACGCTCTCCGGCAGCTGGGGTTCAAAGTGTGGACCACGAATGGCGATCAGTCGTTCGATCCACGAGATAAGGCCTACGCTTGAACACAGAACATTGGTCTTAACTTGGGTTTAGCAGAGGTTTTAGCTTGGGCTCAGCAGAACTGGCAGGGGAATGCTGAACCTGTGGGAGCGGGCTTGCTCGCGAAAGCGGTGGGTCAGTCAACAAAGATGTTGAATGTGCCGGCCTCTTCGCGAGCAAGCCCGCTTCCACAGTGGACCGCGTTCACATTTTAATTTTTAGAAGGAGCTTTTCATGACTCAGCTGCGCCGCGTCGCGATCATTGGCGGTAACCGTATTCCTTTCGCCCGCTCCAA is a window of Pseudomonas sp. 10S4 DNA encoding:
- a CDS encoding MaoC family dehydratase is translated as MIIDWHTLNREPSLPELYLRAALRRKITGTTLPDSGLRCWLTVDPKRLADYRKVCGFADNGLLPPTYPHVLAFALQMRLLTAKEFPFPLLGLIHLSNRIRVLRPMGGVNRVRVSVQLQNLQPHAKGATFDLVTTLDDQLGTLWEAESQMLCRGVKLEGEPVEEVLASTLALTEVARWKAPADIGRQYAKVSGDYNPIHLSAVSAKLFGFPTAIAHGLWNKARTLAALADHLPTANIEIAVQFRKPVRLPSEVTLLASAAASSGDLQLLGAGELEHMVGHWRPVA